The segment AAAATTGTCCAGTGTGCAGCTTGACTGAACGTCGAAATTGTCGGATATCACAAGTACCACTTCGCAAAGGCCTGCAAGAGTACAAGGAGCCAAACATTGAGCGAGCGAAAGCAGCGAGGCGCAGTGCCAACGCCGCCTAGGAGGATGTCGACTTTGACATAGATGACAATGATAATGGACAAGAAGCGGCGCCGGACGAGCAGACGACTGCAGTGAAGAGACGACAACTTACTGATGCCGAGATACTGGAGAATAAGAGCTTCATGCCCGAGAAGCCAGAGGATCTGGCGTATGTACCCGGACTTATTGGAGGGTATGGATTGAAGAATATAAACATAAGCTTTGGAGTGAGTACGGTAAATTCGACCTGTAGTAACTCCAAGAAGCTGACTTGCTACATAGTGAACTTTCATCTCCAAGATATAGAGCCCATGGTATGGAATGACAAGGCCTGCGAGCACTTGGTGTACGACCCCCAGCAGAAAGACTTGGTCCTGTCTTTCGTTGAGAGCCACGGCCGCGCGTCCACACTACAAAGGTATGTCATGACCTTGGAGGGAATGGAGAGCTGCATCAAGGTCACAAACCCGCAGGCGGGAAAGAGTCAAGGCTCAAAGGATGACAACGGCGGTCTGTATGGGTGAGCGCTGTGAAACTACCCGCGTTTGAGGCTTTATTCGTCAACATACCAGGCTCATCGACAACTCACACGGGCATCTGCGGAAATTGACAATCATTCAAGTGTAGAAAGACGCCATTTACTCAAAATATTGTTCCAGATGAACCCGATGACATGGTCGGTCCGACCTTGTCAGGCCGGGTATCACCAGACTTGCATGACCACCGACTCAACCAGTACACCATAAGAAGATTGTCGAGGGAGACAGAAGATGGAGGTGGTGGCCTGATAGGACATTTGCTGCCGCGTAGGTTGGGGTCTGTTCTAGAGCCGAGCGATATACTCTTGCCGTGCCACGCTACCGCGTCGTGTTGCAGGAACCAAGGGTACTCAGGTTGACGCCATTCATGGACTCTACTTGATTCAACCCGCTCCTCAGACATTCCTCTATACTATTATAGGAAACTATACTACTGTCAAATCATGGATATTGAAGAGTATACAGTTTATAACCCACCACTTTGGCCCAATATGACGGTGACGACCCGTCCCGTGTGGCATCTGACGGGGCCAAAACCTGACAAAAATGGCCAGACTTCAGCTTTTACCGCCATGGCGCTACAGGGCTGAGTCCATCGATGCGTTGATCTATGCATGACACCAATTTTGTTCCAGCCGCATCTGCAAAGGTGCCTTGTAAACACGTGGGCTACGTTCTCAGGCAGCTTCCATCTGCACTCTCCGCGTTGGCCGTTTCTATTAGCGTGAGACACATGTACCGCGCTGTAAACAGGGCAGTAAGCTGCAGTCATGACAATTGGACCCCAAGATGAAACGACCGCTACTCATGTCTACTTTCGTCGTGTCTTCTGCCGCCAGAAGCggcacaacattgaaggcatgACGCCAGACGGCGGGCGCACCGCGTCGTCAGAGTCACCACGAGCAAGCCACGTTTTCGGAAGTTTGCCGATCGCCGGCATGTCCCTGTCGGAACCTTGGCAAAAGCTTGTATTGGGCCAGATGCCACCAATTTGTCAAGTTGGCACCAGGTCGCCCTCCTGGGCTGAACTGGCCCGTCAAGCCCTCTGCCCGGTATATCGACGAGGCTTGATGAAGCTCCAGCCTGGAAGAAAAGTTTTCAAGGACCCAGTGTTGTGTGCCGAGAGCCGAAAGCCACCGCGATATTTGTACATGGCAGAGCAGAAGAGTCGCACATGCCCTTTGCGTCGGTCGGGCCTTCACGGCCGCACTACcttgttttctttctttttcagATCAACTTGCAGACTATGGACTGGTCAAGGGTGGCCAGTAAATGGGGGAGTAAGACGGGAGGATTCCATCATCCTGCCGTGGTGATAGTCTGCTCGTCCGCCTCCCGGAGCTGGTCCGTCTATTGAAGAAATATTTGGCGATCGGCACAGCCACAGTCGGCCGCGCCAAACGCGTTTTACGCATCGTGTGAAAATCCCTCATAGGAGTACATATCCTCATAGGGACGAGATACTGCCTAAAATGGAAGTAGGCTTTTATGGGCCGGACGACGTTCCGTGTGGCAGAGTTGCCGGATACCCGTTAGACGGGGCTGAAGAAAAAGTCAATCCAATTTTGTCGATAAATAATAGGGTTGGCATGTGCCATGGACATCTGGCCTGCGTTGCCTACATTTACTTGTCAAAACCCGACATCCCCTGCTGTTCGCACTGCCCATTGTTCGTGTGTCTGCTCTCGCGAAACATATAAACCAACTAGGTGTACGGCGGCGACTGTTTCTGCTGTCAACCGCATCGGTATCCAATTCTAAGACTCCAAGCATCGTGGCCGCAAGCGCGCCGCGATATTTCAACACTGGCGACCTTTTCGACAAACCCGAGGCATGTCCACCTGGGCATGACTCTAATCGACGTATCAGAGGAGTACTGGCCGCCATAGCTCGATTCGATCAGATTGACTTGATGGAAGCCGCGCTCTGAGCGTTGCAGCTATTTTACCCTGAATGTAGGGtgttgacgacgacaaaCACCTCCCGCTTGGTCGTCTAAGTTGAAAACTAATTTGTACCATGTATGTCGGGCGGCGACCCTAGGTCCATCAGACTGACTAGGAGGGAACAAAAATGAGAAGATTTGAACTAATCGTCGCAGATTCCAGCTCCtcttgtccaagttggcGCCCGCCTCGAGCCACGGCAACTCGACATGTTGAACCAACTCATCAACTGGCTCTCCGCCCCTGGAATCAAGGGCGCCATCGAAGAGAGGGCCCCGACGCAGCATGTCGCCCTCAAGTCCAGCAtcgccgacggcaaggacaGTATCGCCGTGGTAAGTGATGCCAAAGCGTCGGACTCCCAATCTGTCAACATCACCGGCTACGTGGCGCAGACCAAGACGGGCAGACTGGACCGATGgctcgacgccctcgtcaCGGCCTCGGGCTCAGAGCCagtcttcctcatcatcgtcgccggtCTTTTAGTCTGGGCCTTCACCGGCATCCGCTACGGCGAGCAAGACAACTGGGCCGCTCTGATTTCCGACATCCAAGCCATCGTCAGCTACCTGTTCGACTCGCTGCTCATGCGCCAGCAGCTCAATGGATACGAGCGCCAGGTACGAGCCGCCGCGGGTCTGAGGTCGCGCACCCAGAGCcagaagaggatgatgcgCCGCGTCCTAGCCAGCGGTCGGTGTAAACGCGCCCGTGTCCAGGATGTCCAGGCCGCAGAGTCGTCGAGGTTTGGACCAGAGCTCCCCGCGGAGAACTGGGCCGGACGGGCGTCCAACTGTTTTGCCGCGTTTCTCGGCCACTTTGCCACCATTTGCATGTACTGGGCGTGCATCGGCGTCTGGCTCGCGTTTGGGCATTACTGCGGCTGGAGTGACCGGTGGCAGCTGTACATCAACTCGGCCACGTCGGCGCTCATGGTGCTCATCTTTGCCTTCCTGGCGAACATCCGCGAGCGGCACACGGTGTACATTGAGCGGTGCCTCGACGCCATATTCGAGGTCGATTCCGAGGTGGAGCTGAAGCTTCGGGGCCTCACCGGCGATGCGGAGGAGAATCCCGTCGTGGTCATTCCCGCGCCTCGCGTGAATGGGATCCAGCGCGCCATCTTCTACTACGCCGACGTCAT is part of the Metarhizium brunneum chromosome 4, complete sequence genome and harbors:
- the fet4 gene encoding Low-affinity iron/zinc ion transport protein fet4; amino-acid sequence: MLNQLINWLSAPGIKGAIEERAPTQHVALKSSIADGKDSIAVVSDAKASDSQSVNITGYVAQTKTGRLDRWLDALVTASGSEPVFLIIVAGLLVWAFTGIRYGEQDNWAALISDIQAIVSYLFDSLLMRQQLNGYERQVRAAAGLRSRTQSQKRMMRRVLASGRCKRARVQDVQAAESSRFGPELPAENWAGRASNCFAAFLGHFATICMYWACIGVWLAFGHYCGWSDRWQLYINSATSALMVLIFAFLANIRERHTVYIERCLDAIFEVDSEVELKLRGLTGDAEENPVVVIPAPRVNGIQRAIFYYADVIGTLVGIALLVVVMVVWICIGPAMRWDDNWWLLIGTYAGLVGLVDGFVLRNVQQRLHQYEEAALESAKLEDVAMADEMGVPPPDRAVVNLGSVNYRLSNAMGVICAHELTVILGVVVVVGLIVGASAMKWTTTGQLLCNIPPSIVETFFMMILITGHNLSEAAWRADLHNMYLWRLRMLSFVDHLEKSEEAATEKTPDTVALE